One stretch of Candidatus Obscuribacterales bacterium DNA includes these proteins:
- a CDS encoding transposase has translation MDWTIVMVRVVSRWLNRYWVCVGDGGYDNAKFGWTCRRHGVALVARLPWKANLYDFVPTMPPRYPGRPRTKGVRLPS, from the coding sequence TTGGACTGGACCATCGTCATGGTGCGGGTGGTGAGTCGGTGGTTAAACCGCTACTGGGTGTGCGTCGGGGATGGGGGCTATGACAATGCCAAGTTTGGCTGGACCTGCCGCCGCCACGGGGTGGCGTTAGTAGCCCGATTGCCCTGGAAAGCCAATCTCTATGACTTTGTCCCCACGATGCCGCCACGCTATCCCGGTCGTCCCCGCACCAAAGGGGTGCGCCTGCCGTC